In Geobacillus kaustophilus, a genomic segment contains:
- the yqiS gene encoding phosphate butyryltransferase, whose translation MKLESLVEEARQCQDRTVAVAAAEDEEVIEAVAMALEHRLGRFVLYGDRERLGRLLKEKGCTRFSDVDVVHANSIGQAAELAVRAVHLNEADALMKGHVPTATLLKAVLNKEYGLRAGKVLSHVAVFEVPAFDRLVIVTDAAMNIAPDLEQKVQIVNNAVSVARSIGIERPRVAALAAVETVNPAMPATVDAAALAMMQKRGQISDCLLDGPLALDNAVSMAAAKHKRIESDVAGQADILLVPDIESGNMLYKSLVYFAKANVGAVIAGAKAPIVLTSRADSAESKLYSLALAVCSAAK comes from the coding sequence ATGAAGCTTGAATCGTTAGTGGAAGAAGCAAGACAATGCCAGGACCGGACGGTGGCCGTGGCGGCGGCGGAAGATGAAGAAGTGATCGAAGCGGTGGCGATGGCGCTCGAACACCGTCTCGGACGCTTTGTGCTCTATGGCGATCGGGAGCGGCTCGGACGGCTGTTGAAGGAAAAAGGATGCACCCGCTTTTCCGACGTCGATGTCGTTCATGCGAATTCGATCGGGCAAGCCGCAGAGCTTGCCGTGCGCGCCGTCCATTTGAACGAGGCGGATGCGTTGATGAAAGGGCATGTGCCGACGGCGACACTGCTGAAAGCGGTCTTGAACAAGGAGTATGGGCTGCGCGCTGGAAAGGTGTTGTCCCATGTCGCGGTTTTCGAGGTGCCGGCGTTCGACCGGCTCGTCATCGTCACCGACGCGGCGATGAACATCGCTCCGGATTTGGAGCAAAAGGTGCAAATTGTCAACAACGCGGTCAGCGTAGCGCGTTCGATTGGCATTGAGCGCCCGAGAGTCGCGGCGTTGGCGGCGGTGGAGACGGTCAATCCGGCCATGCCGGCAACCGTCGATGCGGCCGCGCTCGCTATGATGCAAAAGCGGGGGCAAATCAGCGATTGCCTGCTTGACGGACCGCTCGCGTTAGACAACGCCGTGTCGATGGCGGCGGCGAAGCATAAGCGGATTGAAAGCGATGTGGCCGGACAGGCTGATATTTTGCTTGTGCCGGACATTGAATCCGGCAACATGCTGTACAAGTCGCTCGTCTATTTTGCGAAGGCCAACGTCGGCGCGGTCATCGCGGGGGCGAAGGCGCCGATCGTCTTGACGTCGCGCGCCGACTCGGCGGAAAGCAAACTGTATTCGTTGGCGCTTGCTGTTTGTTCAGCGGCAAAATGA
- a CDS encoding alpha-ketoacid dehydrogenase subunit beta yields the protein MPVISYIDAVTMAIREEMERDPRVFVLGEDVGKKGGVFKATQGLYEQFGEERVIDTPLSESAIVGVGIGAAMYGLRPIAEIQFADFIMPAVNQIISEAARIRYRSNNDWNCPIVIRAPYGGGVHGALYHSQSVEAIFANQPGLKIVMPSTPYDVKGLLKAAIRDEDPVLFFEHKRAYRLIKGEVPADDYVLPIGKADVKREGDDITVITYGLCVHFALQAAERVAQDGISVHLLDLRTVYPLDKEAIIEAASKTGKVLLITEDNKEGSVMSEVAAIIAEHCLFELDAPIMRLAGPDVPAMPYAPTMEKFFMVNPEKVEKAMRELAAF from the coding sequence ATGCCTGTTATTTCCTATATTGATGCGGTCACGATGGCGATTCGCGAAGAAATGGAGCGCGACCCGCGCGTGTTTGTGTTAGGAGAAGACGTCGGCAAAAAAGGCGGGGTGTTCAAAGCGACACAAGGGTTATACGAACAGTTCGGCGAAGAGCGCGTGATTGATACGCCGCTTTCGGAATCGGCGATCGTCGGCGTCGGCATCGGCGCGGCGATGTACGGCTTGCGCCCGATTGCTGAGATTCAGTTTGCCGACTTCATTATGCCGGCGGTCAACCAAATTATTTCCGAAGCGGCCCGCATCCGCTACCGCTCGAACAACGACTGGAACTGCCCGATCGTTATTCGCGCCCCGTACGGCGGCGGCGTGCATGGCGCCCTGTATCACTCGCAGTCGGTCGAAGCGATTTTCGCCAATCAGCCGGGGCTGAAAATCGTCATGCCATCGACGCCGTACGATGTGAAAGGGCTTCTGAAAGCGGCGATTCGCGACGAAGACCCGGTTCTCTTTTTCGAGCATAAACGCGCCTACCGCCTCATTAAAGGGGAAGTGCCGGCGGACGACTACGTGCTTCCGATCGGCAAGGCGGACGTCAAGCGTGAAGGCGATGACATCACAGTCATCACGTACGGGCTGTGCGTCCATTTTGCCTTGCAGGCGGCCGAGCGCGTCGCCCAAGACGGCATTTCCGTTCACCTGTTGGATTTGCGCACCGTCTATCCGCTCGACAAAGAAGCGATCATCGAAGCGGCGAGCAAAACGGGGAAAGTGCTGCTCATCACGGAAGACAATAAAGAAGGCAGCGTCATGAGCGAAGTAGCGGCCATTATTGCTGAGCATTGCCTGTTTGAGCTCGACGCGCCGATTATGCGCTTGGCCGGTCCGGACGTCCCGGCGATGCCGTATGCGCCGACGATGGAAAAGTTCTTTATGGTCAATCCGGAAAAAGTCGAAAAAGCGATGCGTGAACTCGCGGCGTTTTAA
- the buk gene encoding butyrate kinase produces MEEQKFRILTINPGSTSTKIGVFENERPLLEKTIRHEADVLRQYKTIADQYEFRKQTILQALDEEGINLSKLSAVCGRGGLLRPIEGGTYRVNETMLEDLRRGYSGQHASNLGGILAHEIASALNIPAFIVDPVVVDELDPIARISGFPLIERRSIFHALNQKAVARRVAKQLGKRYDELNLIVAHMGGGITVGAHKQGRVVDVNNGLDGEGPFSPERAGTVPAGDLVALCYSGDYYREEVMRMLVGQGGLVGYLGTNDAVKVEKMIEAGDEKAKLVYEAMAYQVAKEIGAASAVLSGKVDAIILTGGLAYGKSFVEQITRRVQWIADVIVHPGENELQALAEGALRVLRGEEEEKVYPGEAVSPVPARR; encoded by the coding sequence ATGGAAGAGCAGAAGTTTCGCATTTTAACGATCAATCCAGGATCGACTTCAACGAAAATTGGCGTCTTTGAAAACGAACGGCCATTGCTCGAAAAAACGATCCGCCATGAGGCGGATGTGCTTCGGCAATATAAAACAATCGCGGACCAGTATGAGTTCCGCAAGCAAACGATTTTGCAAGCACTGGATGAAGAAGGGATCAATTTATCGAAATTGAGCGCCGTCTGCGGCCGCGGGGGGCTCCTCCGCCCGATCGAAGGCGGGACGTACCGCGTCAATGAGACGATGCTTGAAGATTTGCGGCGCGGATATTCCGGCCAGCACGCGTCCAACCTCGGCGGCATTTTGGCGCATGAAATCGCCTCGGCCTTAAACATTCCGGCCTTCATCGTCGATCCGGTCGTCGTCGATGAGCTCGACCCGATCGCCCGGATCAGCGGCTTTCCACTGATCGAACGGCGCAGCATTTTCCACGCCTTAAACCAAAAAGCGGTCGCGCGCCGCGTCGCCAAACAGCTTGGCAAGCGGTATGACGAATTGAACTTGATCGTCGCCCATATGGGCGGCGGCATCACGGTTGGCGCCCATAAGCAAGGAAGGGTCGTTGATGTCAACAACGGGCTTGACGGCGAAGGCCCGTTCAGCCCGGAGCGCGCCGGGACGGTGCCGGCCGGCGACTTGGTGGCGTTATGCTACTCCGGCGATTATTATCGCGAGGAAGTGATGCGCATGCTTGTCGGCCAAGGGGGGCTTGTCGGCTACCTTGGCACGAACGATGCGGTGAAAGTCGAAAAAATGATCGAAGCCGGCGATGAAAAGGCCAAGCTCGTGTATGAGGCGATGGCGTACCAAGTGGCGAAAGAAATCGGTGCGGCAAGCGCCGTGCTTTCCGGCAAAGTTGACGCCATCATTTTGACCGGCGGACTGGCGTACGGCAAATCGTTTGTCGAACAGATCACCCGCCGCGTCCAATGGATCGCTGATGTCATCGTCCATCCGGGCGAAAACGAACTGCAGGCGCTCGCCGAAGGCGCGCTTCGCGTCCTGCGCGGCGAAGAAGAGGAAAAAGTGTATCCAGGCGAGGCCGTTTCGCCGGTTCCAGCCCGGCGCTGA
- a CDS encoding thiamine pyrophosphate-dependent dehydrogenase E1 component subunit alpha, translating into MAQNRHQALGLSDDTVLEMYETMLLARKLDERMWLLNRAGKIPFVISCQGQEAAQVGAAFALDRTKDYVLPYYRDVGVVLTFGMTPRELMLAAFAKAEDPNSGGRQMPGHFGKKKNRIVTGSSPVTTQVPHAVGFALAAKMEKKDFVAFVTFGEGSSNQGDFHEGANFAGVHKLPVIFMCENNKYAISVPISKQLACEKVSDRAIGYGMPGYTVDGTDPLEVYRVVKEAADRARRGEGPTLIEAVTYRLTSHSSDDDHRVYRTEEELAEARAKDPIVSFANYLKETGVLTDEREKEIQERVMKEVNEATDYAEKAPYAEPEHALRYVYAEE; encoded by the coding sequence ATGGCGCAAAACCGTCATCAGGCGCTCGGATTAAGCGATGACACGGTGTTGGAAATGTATGAAACGATGCTTCTCGCCCGCAAGCTCGATGAGCGTATGTGGCTGTTAAACCGCGCGGGGAAAATTCCGTTCGTCATCTCGTGCCAAGGGCAGGAGGCAGCGCAAGTCGGCGCGGCGTTCGCCCTTGACCGGACGAAAGACTATGTGCTGCCGTATTACCGCGATGTGGGCGTTGTTCTGACGTTTGGCATGACGCCGAGAGAATTGATGCTGGCGGCGTTCGCCAAGGCGGAAGACCCGAACTCCGGCGGCCGGCAAATGCCCGGGCACTTCGGGAAAAAGAAAAACCGGATCGTCACCGGTTCATCGCCTGTGACGACGCAAGTGCCGCATGCGGTCGGCTTCGCGTTGGCGGCGAAAATGGAAAAGAAAGATTTTGTCGCCTTCGTCACGTTCGGCGAAGGGTCGTCAAACCAAGGCGATTTCCACGAAGGGGCGAACTTCGCCGGCGTTCACAAGCTTCCGGTCATCTTCATGTGCGAAAACAACAAGTACGCCATTTCTGTGCCGATTTCGAAACAACTCGCATGCGAAAAGGTGTCCGACCGCGCCATCGGCTACGGCATGCCGGGCTATACGGTCGACGGAACCGATCCGCTTGAAGTGTACCGCGTTGTGAAAGAAGCGGCCGACCGCGCCCGCCGCGGCGAAGGGCCGACGCTCATTGAAGCGGTGACATACCGCTTGACGTCGCACTCGTCGGACGACGACCACCGCGTCTACCGGACGGAAGAAGAGCTCGCTGAAGCGCGCGCCAAAGACCCGATCGTATCGTTTGCCAACTATTTGAAAGAAACCGGCGTCTTGACCGATGAACGAGAGAAAGAAATTCAAGAACGCGTCATGAAGGAAGTGAACGAAGCGACCGACTATGCCGAGAAGGCGCCGTACGCCGAACCGGAGCACGCGCTTCGTTACGTGTATGCCGAGGAGTAA
- a CDS encoding sigma-54 interaction domain-containing protein encodes MKKVMIIGADSRGTSLLKLLHGAAGFEVVAVVDVDAHAPGLQLAKKWGIAAASDWRPWMAEPLDLIIETTGKADVLEEIRRRAPEGANIVPSAVARMMADLVEEKEKLIAELKSEAARRALIFHSSHDGMIVVDEYACITDMNPSAAELLEVDKDKVIGKHILTVLPSSGLPRVLETRQTEFHQEVELANGKKLITTRIPIIDDSGKLFGALAVFKDITELVALAEEITDLKEVRMMLEAIIHSSEEAISVVDENGNGILINPAYTRLTGLTEEDVIGKPATADIAEGESMHMQVLKTRRPVRGARMKVGPKNRDVIVNVAPIIVDGVLKGSVGVIHDVSEIQRLTAELNRARQIIRTLEAKYSFADIVGESEEMKVAIEQAKLAAKTPATILLRGESGTGKELFAHAIHNASDRKYNKFIRVNCAAIPETLLESELFGYEEGAFSGARRGGKRGLFEEANNGSIFLDEIGELSASTQAKLLRVLQEREIVRVGGTKPIPINVRVIAATNVNLEKAIAEGAFREDLYYRLNRMPIYIPPLRARKEDIPALCRHLIQKLNQDYGRNVEGVTDEAMARLLAYDWPGNVRELENVLGRAMIFMKFHEVMIDAAHLPPLASPSSAPAPRLEMEEELRPLGEMVSRYEASLIEQALRRHRGNKTAAARALGISVRNLYYKLEKYGLDKNSMQ; translated from the coding sequence ATGAAAAAAGTGATGATCATTGGGGCTGACTCGCGCGGCACATCGCTGTTGAAGCTGCTCCATGGAGCAGCAGGGTTCGAAGTCGTGGCGGTCGTGGATGTAGATGCACACGCTCCGGGATTGCAGCTGGCGAAAAAATGGGGCATTGCCGCCGCGAGCGACTGGCGTCCATGGATGGCCGAGCCGCTTGATTTGATCATTGAAACGACGGGTAAGGCGGATGTCCTGGAAGAAATCCGCCGACGGGCGCCCGAGGGGGCGAATATTGTTCCGAGCGCGGTCGCGCGGATGATGGCCGATCTCGTTGAGGAAAAAGAAAAGCTCATTGCCGAGCTGAAAAGTGAAGCGGCCCGACGCGCGCTCATCTTTCATTCGTCCCATGATGGCATGATTGTCGTTGATGAATATGCTTGCATTACCGATATGAATCCAAGCGCGGCGGAGCTGCTTGAAGTCGATAAAGACAAAGTGATCGGCAAGCATATTTTGACCGTTCTTCCGTCAAGCGGCTTGCCGCGCGTGCTCGAAACGAGGCAGACGGAGTTTCACCAAGAAGTGGAACTGGCCAATGGAAAAAAATTGATCACCACCCGCATCCCGATCATCGATGATAGTGGCAAACTGTTTGGAGCGCTCGCGGTATTCAAGGACATCACCGAGCTTGTCGCTTTGGCGGAAGAAATCACCGACTTAAAAGAAGTCCGCATGATGCTTGAAGCGATCATCCACTCGTCGGAAGAGGCGATTTCCGTCGTTGATGAAAACGGGAACGGCATTTTGATCAACCCAGCGTATACACGGCTCACCGGCCTGACGGAGGAAGACGTCATCGGCAAACCGGCGACGGCCGACATTGCGGAAGGGGAAAGCATGCACATGCAAGTATTGAAAACGCGTCGCCCGGTGCGCGGGGCGCGCATGAAAGTCGGCCCGAAAAACCGGGATGTCATCGTCAATGTCGCGCCGATCATTGTGGATGGTGTATTGAAAGGAAGCGTCGGTGTCATTCATGACGTGTCAGAAATTCAGCGGCTGACGGCTGAGCTCAATCGGGCGCGGCAAATCATCCGCACGCTCGAGGCGAAATATTCGTTTGCCGACATCGTCGGCGAGTCGGAAGAGATGAAGGTTGCCATCGAGCAGGCGAAGTTGGCGGCGAAAACGCCGGCGACGATTTTGCTGCGCGGGGAATCAGGGACGGGCAAGGAGCTGTTCGCCCACGCCATTCACAACGCGAGCGACCGAAAGTATAACAAGTTTATCCGCGTGAATTGCGCGGCCATTCCGGAAACATTATTGGAAAGCGAACTGTTTGGCTATGAGGAAGGAGCGTTTTCCGGTGCGCGGCGCGGCGGCAAGCGAGGGTTGTTTGAAGAAGCAAACAACGGAAGCATTTTCCTTGACGAAATCGGCGAGCTGTCGGCCAGCACGCAGGCGAAGCTGCTCCGCGTCTTGCAGGAGCGGGAGATCGTCCGCGTCGGCGGGACGAAGCCGATCCCAATCAACGTCCGTGTCATCGCTGCAACGAATGTCAACCTTGAAAAAGCGATTGCCGAAGGCGCCTTTCGTGAAGACTTATATTATCGGCTCAACCGCATGCCGATTTACATTCCGCCGCTGCGCGCCCGCAAGGAAGACATTCCGGCGCTTTGCCGGCATTTGATCCAGAAACTGAACCAAGATTACGGGCGCAACGTCGAAGGGGTGACGGATGAAGCGATGGCGCGGCTGCTTGCCTACGATTGGCCTGGCAATGTCCGCGAGCTCGAAAACGTACTCGGGCGGGCGATGATTTTCATGAAGTTTCATGAAGTGATGATCGATGCCGCGCATTTGCCGCCGCTCGCTTCGCCTTCGTCGGCGCCGGCGCCTCGACTGGAGATGGAAGAGGAGCTTCGGCCGCTTGGGGAAATGGTGAGCCGATACGAAGCGAGCTTGATTGAGCAGGCGCTTCGCCGCCATCGCGGCAATAAAACAGCGGCGGCCCGGGCGCTTGGCATTTCGGTGCGCAATTTATATTACAAGTTGGAGAAATACGGGCTTGACAAAAATAGCATGCAATAA
- the lpdA gene encoding dihydrolipoyl dehydrogenase, producing MAKEYDVVILGGGTGGYVAAIRASQLGLKTAVVEKGKLGGTCLHAGCIPSKALLRSAEVYAQTKNGEAFGVIADGVRLDFAKVQARKAAIVEQLHKGVQHLMKKGKIDVYAGTGRLLGPSIFSPLSGTVSVEMNDGSENEMLVPKFVVIATGSRPRTLPGLEPDGEFVMTSDEALQMETLPSSILIVGGGVIGMEWASMLNDFGVDVTVLEYADRILPTEDEDVSKEMEKLLRRRGVNIVTGARVLPETLEKGNGVTIQAEHQGERKTFAADKMLVSVGRQANIEGIGLENTDIVVEKGYIQTNEFGQTKESHIYAIGDVIGGLQLAHVAAHEGIVAIEHLAGCNPAPIDYTMVPRCIYTRPEAAAVGLTEQEAKAKGYDVKVGKFPFKAIGKALVFGEAEGFVKIVADRNTDDLLGVHMVGPHVTDLISEAGLARVLDAATWEVAHAIHPHPTLSEAVAEAALAVDGKAIHF from the coding sequence ATGGCAAAAGAATATGATGTCGTCATTCTAGGCGGAGGAACGGGCGGCTATGTCGCCGCCATTCGCGCCTCGCAGCTCGGGTTGAAAACGGCCGTTGTGGAAAAAGGGAAGCTTGGCGGCACGTGCCTGCACGCGGGCTGCATTCCGTCCAAAGCGCTGCTTCGCAGTGCAGAAGTGTACGCGCAAACGAAAAACGGCGAGGCGTTTGGTGTCATCGCCGACGGCGTGCGCCTCGATTTTGCCAAAGTGCAGGCGCGCAAAGCGGCCATCGTCGAGCAGCTCCATAAAGGCGTTCAACATTTGATGAAAAAAGGGAAAATCGATGTGTACGCTGGCACCGGCCGCCTGCTCGGCCCATCGATTTTCTCGCCGCTTTCGGGGACGGTGTCGGTCGAAATGAACGACGGCAGCGAAAACGAAATGCTTGTGCCGAAATTTGTCGTCATCGCCACCGGCTCGCGGCCGCGCACGCTGCCAGGGCTCGAGCCGGACGGCGAATTTGTGATGACGTCCGATGAAGCGCTGCAAATGGAGACGCTCCCATCGTCCATCTTGATCGTCGGCGGCGGGGTGATCGGCATGGAATGGGCGTCGATGCTGAACGATTTCGGCGTGGATGTCACCGTGCTTGAGTATGCTGACCGCATTTTGCCGACAGAAGATGAAGACGTGTCAAAAGAAATGGAAAAATTGCTCCGCCGCCGCGGCGTCAACATCGTCACGGGAGCGCGGGTGCTGCCGGAGACGCTCGAGAAAGGAAACGGCGTCACGATCCAAGCGGAGCATCAAGGCGAGCGGAAAACGTTTGCCGCCGACAAGATGCTCGTTTCCGTCGGGCGGCAGGCGAACATCGAAGGAATCGGCCTCGAAAACACCGACATTGTCGTGGAAAAAGGCTACATTCAAACAAACGAATTCGGTCAAACGAAAGAATCGCACATTTACGCGATCGGCGATGTCATCGGCGGCTTGCAGCTTGCCCATGTCGCCGCCCATGAAGGGATTGTCGCCATTGAGCATTTAGCCGGGTGCAACCCGGCGCCGATTGATTATACGATGGTGCCACGGTGCATTTACACCCGGCCGGAGGCGGCGGCAGTCGGCTTGACGGAGCAGGAAGCAAAAGCGAAAGGCTATGACGTCAAAGTCGGCAAGTTTCCGTTTAAAGCCATTGGCAAGGCGCTGGTATTCGGCGAAGCGGAAGGGTTTGTGAAAATCGTCGCCGACCGGAACACGGACGATCTGCTCGGCGTCCATATGGTCGGGCCGCACGTGACCGATTTGATTTCCGAAGCCGGGCTCGCCCGCGTGCTCGATGCGGCTACTTGGGAAGTCGCCCATGCCATTCATCCGCACCCGACGCTGTCGGAGGCCGTGGCGGAAGCGGCGCTGGCGGTCGACGGCAAAGCGATTCATTTTTAG
- a CDS encoding leucine dehydrogenase, with protein MELFQYMEKYNYEQVLFCQDKESGLKAIIAIHDTTLGPALGGTRMWMYNSEEEALEDALRLARGMTYKNAAAGLNLGGGKTVIIGDPRKDKNEAMFRAFGRFIQGLNGRYITAEDVGTTVADMDIIYQETDYVTGISPEFGSSGNPSPATAYGVYRGMKAAAKEAFGSDSLEGKVVAVQGVGNVAYHLCRHLHEEGAKLIVTDINKEAVARAVEEFGAKAVDPNDIYGVECDIFAPCALGGIINDQTIPQLKAKVIAGSANNQLKEPRHGDMIHEMGIVYAPDYVINAGGVINVADELYGYNRERAMKKIEQIYDNIEKVFAIAKRDNIPTYVAADRMAEERIETMRKARSQFLQNGHHILSRRRAR; from the coding sequence ATGGAACTGTTTCAATATATGGAAAAATATAATTATGAACAAGTGTTGTTTTGCCAAGATAAAGAATCCGGCTTGAAAGCGATCATCGCCATTCACGATACGACGCTCGGCCCGGCGTTAGGCGGGACGCGCATGTGGATGTACAATTCGGAAGAAGAGGCGCTTGAAGACGCCTTGCGCCTCGCCCGCGGCATGACGTACAAAAACGCGGCCGCCGGCCTCAACTTAGGCGGTGGCAAAACGGTCATCATCGGCGATCCGCGCAAAGATAAAAACGAGGCGATGTTCCGCGCGTTCGGCCGGTTCATTCAAGGGCTGAACGGCCGCTACATCACGGCGGAAGACGTCGGTACGACTGTTGCCGATATGGACATCATCTATCAAGAAACGGACTATGTCACCGGCATTTCGCCGGAATTCGGCTCATCCGGCAACCCGTCGCCGGCCACGGCTTACGGCGTATATCGCGGGATGAAAGCGGCGGCGAAGGAAGCGTTTGGCAGCGATTCGCTCGAAGGAAAAGTCGTCGCCGTCCAAGGGGTTGGCAATGTCGCCTACCATTTATGCCGCCATTTGCATGAAGAAGGAGCGAAACTCATCGTTACCGACATCAACAAGGAAGCGGTGGCGCGGGCGGTCGAGGAATTTGGCGCGAAAGCGGTCGACCCGAACGACATTTACGGCGTGGAGTGCGACATTTTCGCTCCGTGCGCGCTAGGCGGCATCATCAACGACCAAACGATTCCGCAGCTGAAAGCAAAAGTGATCGCCGGCTCGGCGAACAACCAGCTGAAAGAGCCGCGCCATGGCGACATGATCCATGAAATGGGCATCGTCTATGCACCGGATTATGTGATCAACGCCGGCGGCGTCATCAACGTCGCGGACGAGCTTTACGGCTACAACCGCGAACGGGCGATGAAAAAAATCGAGCAAATTTATGACAACATCGAAAAAGTGTTCGCGATCGCCAAGCGCGACAACATTCCAACGTATGTGGCCGCTGACCGGATGGCCGAAGAACGAATTGAAACGATGCGCAAAGCGCGCAGCCAATTTTTGCAAAACGGCCATCATATTTTAAGCCGCCGCCGCGCCCGCTAA
- a CDS encoding dihydrolipoamide acetyltransferase family protein yields MAIEQLTMPQLGESVTEGTISKWLVSPGDKVNKYDPVAEVITDKVSAEIPSSFAGVIRELIAKEGETLPVGAPICTIEVEGEAAAPEAKPAEEASKAEDNAPPAAPKKADRANNGRYSPAVLRLAQEHGIDLEQVKGTGLGGRVTRKDLLKLIESGQIPKAGAAPAAEQAAPKAEPKTEQPAPAAAQVEPAAPVTAPIKPAAPTIEAGAGDIEIPVTPVRKAIAANMLRSKHEAPHAWTMVEVDVTDLVAYRDAIKDEFKRREGFNLTYFAFFVKAVAQALKEFPQLNSVWAGDKIIQRKDINISIAVATDDALFVPVIKHADEKTIKGIAREIAELAAKTRAGKLRPEDMQGGTFTVNNTGAFGSVQSMGIINYPQAAILQVETIVKRPVVKNGMIAIRDMVNLCLSLDHRVLDGLICGRFLARVKAILENMNKDNTPIY; encoded by the coding sequence GTGGCCATCGAACAATTGACGATGCCTCAGCTTGGGGAGAGCGTCACCGAAGGCACCATCAGCAAATGGCTCGTCTCCCCGGGCGACAAAGTGAACAAATACGATCCGGTCGCCGAAGTCATCACCGATAAAGTGAGCGCGGAGATTCCGTCGTCGTTTGCCGGCGTCATCCGCGAGCTGATCGCCAAAGAAGGAGAAACGCTCCCGGTCGGCGCGCCGATTTGCACGATCGAAGTGGAAGGCGAAGCGGCCGCGCCGGAAGCGAAGCCGGCGGAGGAAGCGTCGAAAGCGGAAGACAACGCCCCGCCGGCCGCTCCGAAAAAGGCCGACCGGGCGAACAACGGCCGCTACTCGCCGGCCGTGCTCCGCCTCGCCCAAGAACACGGCATTGACCTTGAACAAGTGAAAGGCACTGGTCTCGGCGGACGGGTGACGCGCAAAGATTTGCTGAAGCTCATTGAGTCCGGGCAAATTCCGAAAGCAGGAGCGGCACCGGCGGCGGAACAAGCGGCGCCGAAAGCTGAACCGAAAACGGAACAACCGGCCCCGGCCGCCGCGCAAGTGGAACCAGCTGCTCCGGTCACGGCGCCGATCAAACCAGCGGCGCCAACGATCGAAGCTGGAGCGGGCGACATCGAAATTCCGGTCACCCCGGTGCGCAAAGCGATCGCGGCGAACATGCTCCGCAGCAAACACGAAGCGCCGCACGCGTGGACGATGGTCGAAGTGGACGTCACCGACCTTGTCGCCTACCGCGACGCGATCAAAGACGAGTTCAAGCGGCGCGAAGGCTTCAATTTGACGTATTTCGCCTTCTTCGTCAAGGCGGTCGCCCAAGCGCTGAAGGAATTCCCGCAGCTGAACTCGGTGTGGGCCGGCGATAAAATCATCCAGCGCAAAGACATCAACATCTCGATCGCCGTTGCCACGGATGACGCTTTGTTCGTTCCGGTCATCAAGCACGCCGATGAGAAAACGATCAAAGGCATCGCCCGCGAAATCGCTGAACTGGCGGCGAAAACGCGCGCCGGCAAACTCCGTCCGGAAGACATGCAAGGCGGCACGTTCACCGTCAACAACACCGGCGCGTTCGGCTCGGTGCAGTCGATGGGCATTATCAACTATCCGCAAGCGGCCATTTTGCAAGTGGAAACGATCGTCAAACGCCCGGTTGTCAAAAACGGCATGATCGCCATCCGCGACATGGTCAACTTATGCTTGTCGCTTGACCACCGCGTCTTGGACGGCTTAATTTGCGGCCGCTTCCTCGCCCGCGTCAAAGCGATTTTGGAAAACATGAACAAAGACAATACGCCGATTTATTAA